A section of the Citrus sinensis cultivar Valencia sweet orange chromosome 8, DVS_A1.0, whole genome shotgun sequence genome encodes:
- the LOC102614511 gene encoding uncharacterized protein LOC102614511, whose translation MMEGEGCSSSSGSGMGRPVGFTEYTVFSWSLENIFNENFFKHQVEKIPESFQSVKQYFGSFVFPLLEETRMQLRSGLEAMRRAPYAEVIAFEELKPYGANRYGIEVDYWRNTISNSGKEPYKTLPGDILVLADFKPEKVSDLLRVGRMWTFVSVTMVPDEEVENKNKKKNYYEVEARNNLQVHDGTKKSFFFIYLTNILPSKRIWNSLHMCGNWKVITQVLGTDSVVEESCELCSLQRKGIWDEKFGPSLSSTLNEPQVGAVFACLRRLDCDHKSGVELRWGPPGTGKTKTVSMLLFSLLRIKCRTLACTPTNVAITELASRALRLVKESYKRDSRNNTPFCPLGDILLFGNKDRLKVNPGFEEIYLDYRVKRLMECFAPLSGWRHCFSSMIDLLEDCVSQYHIYVEKLKEREDCNENQSEEKKCRKETEGSKGELKPFLEYVRESFNCAVIPLRNCIFIFCTHLPKTYISENSFQDMVALKSLLDSFRTLLFQTNVVSEELEKLFSHSVDEDFSLAFVGKRYLLQLHQRRSECLSVLRNLWNSLDELNLPCTTSKQLLKDFCFKRASLFFSTASSSYKLHSVKIEPLNFLVIDEAAQLKESESTIPLQLAGINHAVLIGDECQLPAMVESKISDGAGFGRSLFERLTLLNHSKHLLNIQYRMHPSISLFPNLQFYRNQILDGANVKSKSYEKHYLPGTEFGPYTFINIIGGREEFIYHSCRNMVEVSVVIKILQKLYKAWVGSKQMVSIGVVSPYTAQVVAICKKIGSEYENKDGFTVKVKSVDGFQGGEEDIIIISTVRCNTGGSIGFISNPQRVNVALTRARHCLWILGNERTLISSESIWGTLVCDAKARQCFFKADEDRNLAKARLEVSKESVEIDAESLTSRSQRGKLCYKPKYEKTTLCYDKDGETYWEGRSTATDRKAAADPICSSNPKEVKFNLQEAAEIFAAIDMPDSAVRCFNDLEKYE comes from the exons ATGATGGAAGGTGAAGgttgcagcagcagcagcggcAGCGGCATGGGGAGACCAGTAGGCTTCACAGAATATACAGTGTTTTCTTGGTCTCTTGAGAATATTTTCAATGAAAACTTTTTCAAGCACCAg GTGGAAAAAATCCCAGAGTCTTTTCAATCTGTTAAGCAGTATTTTGGGTCATTTGTTTTCCCTTTGTTGGAAGAAACGCGTATGCAGTTGCGTTCAGGCTTGGAGGCTATGCGAAGAGCACCTTATGCTGAAGTAATAGCTTTTGAGGAGTTAAAGCCCTATGGAGCAAATCGATATGGCATTGAGGTTGATTACTGGAGGAACACAATCAGTAACAGCGGCAAGGAGCCTTACAAAACATTGCCTGGtgatattttagttttagcAGATTTTAAGCCTGAAAAGGTTTCTGATTTGCTAAGGGTGGGAAGGATGTGGACTTTTGTGTCAGTCACTATGGTTCCTGATGAGGAGGTTGagaataagaataagaaaaagaattactaTGAAGTTGAGGCCAGAAACAACTTGCAAGTCCATGATGGGACAAAGAAgtcattcttttttatttacttgacCAATATACTTCCTAGCAAACGAATATGGAACTCATTGCATATGTGTGGAAATTGGAAGGTTATTACCCAAGTTTTAGGCACTGATTCAGTG GTTGAGGAAAGTTGTGAACTCTGTTCTTTGCAAAGAAAGGGCATATGGGATGAGAAATTTGGTCCAAGTTTGTCATCTACCCTGAATGAGCCACAAGTAGGTGCGGTGTTTGCTTGTCTTAGAAGACTGGATTGTGATCACAAGTCTGGTGTTGAACTTAGATGGGGGCCTCCAGGGACGGGGAAAACTAAAACTGTTAGTATGCTGCTCTTTAGCCTCTTGAGAATTAAATGCAGAACCCTTGCTTGCACCCCAACAAATGTGGCTATTACAGAGTTGGCCTCTCGTGCTCTAAGGCTAGTGAAGGAATCATATAAAAGGGATTCTAGAAACAACACCCCCTTTTGTCCACTGGGAGATATTCTCTTGTTTGGGAACAAGGATAGACTTAAAGTTAATCCAGGTTTTGAAGAGATATATTTGGATTACCGTGTTAAAAGACTTATGGAGTGCTTTGCACCGCTCTCTGGATGGCGGCATTGTTTTTCTTCCATGATAGATCTTCTTGAAGATTGTGTTTCTCAGTACCATATTTATGTGGAAAAATTGAAGGAGAGGGAAGACTGTAATGAGAATCAAAGTGAAGAGAAAAAATGCAGGAAGGAAACTGAAGGGAGCAAAGGGGAGTTgaagccatttcttgaatatgTGAGAGAGAGCTTTAATTGTGCTGTAATTCCCCTTCGGAACtgtatttttatcttttgcacCCATTTGCCCAAAACATACATTTCGGAAAATAGTTTTCAAGACATGGTTGCTCTTAAAAGTTTACTTGATTCTTTTCGGACATTATTGTTTCAAACAAATGTGGTTTCTGAAGAGCTGGAGAAACTTTTTTCACATTCAGTAGATGAAGATTTCTCTCTGGCATTTGTGGGTAAAAGATATCTGTTGCAATTACACCAGAGGAGAAGTGAATGTCTTTCTGTTTTAAGAAATCTTTGGAATTCATTAGATGAACTTAACCTTCCATGTACTACAAGCAAACAATTACTGAAAGATTTCTGTTTTAAAAGGGCTTCTCTGTTTTTTAGCACTGCTTCAAGTTCATATAAGCTGCACTCAGTGAAAATAGAACCACTGAACTTTCTAGTTATTGATGAAGCAGCACAGTTAAAAGAAAGTGAATCGACCATACCTCTACAGCTTGCAGGTATAAACCATGCAGTTCTTATTGGTGATGAGTGTCAATTACCAGCAATGGTTGAAAGCAAA ATTTCTGATGGAGCTGGTTTTGGAAGAAGTTTATTTGAGAGGTTGACCTTATTGAATCATTCAAAGCACCTACTCAATATACAGTACAGGATGCATCCATCAATAAGCTTATTCccaaatttacaattttatcgcAACCAGATCCTAGATGGTGCAAATGTTAAAAGCAAAAGCTATGAGAAGCACTATTTGCCAGGGACAGAATTCGGCCCCTACActttcattaatattattggtGGAAGAGAAGAGTTCATTTACCATAGCTGTAGAAATATGGTTGAGGTATCCGTGGTGATTAAAATACTGCAGAAGTTGTACAAAG CTTGGGTTGGCTCAAAACAGATGGTCAGCATTGGTGTAGTTTCACCATACACTGCTCAAGTAGTCGCCATTTGCAAAAAAATTGGATCCGAGTATGAGAACAAAGATGGTTTCACCGTAAAAGTGAAGTCAGTTGACGGATTCCAGGGCGGGGAGGAggacattataattatatccACAGTTAGGTGTAATACTGGTGGATCGATTGgattcatatccaatccacaGAGAGTTAATGTTGCTCTTACAAGAGCTAG GCACTGTCTTTGGATTTTGGGGAACGAAAGAACCTTAATTAGTAGTGAATCTATATGGGGAACCTTAGTATGTGATGCTAAGGCACGTCAGTGTTTCTTTAAGGCTGATGAAGATAGGAATTTGGCCAAAGCAAGACTAGAAGTCAGTAAAGAGTCAGTTGAAATTGATGCTGAAAGCTTAACCTCCAGAAGTCAAAGGGGAAAG cTATGTTATAAACCTAAATATGAGAAGACAACTTTGTGCTATGATAAAGATGGAGAAACTTACTGGGAAGGAAGGTCCACTGCTACTGACCGCAAAGCAGCTGCTGACCCTATATGCAGTTCGAACCCTAAAGAGGTTAAGTTTAACCTTCAGGAAGCTGCTGAGATATTTGCAGCAATAGACATGCCTGATTCAGCTGTCAGATGTTTTAATGATTTGGAGAAGTATGAATGA
- the LOC102631325 gene encoding pentatricopeptide repeat-containing protein At5g13770, chloroplastic-like: MKQIADKGRRDVEFKQGDMVLLKLQPYRQTSVLRRAYQKLACSNGVHLPPVDDEGSVIMDPKAILDTRWVKRGGKTNSQSKLHYYEKMKSAGIVLDSGCYCQIMEAYYKISDSEKVAALFLECESRKLDLTPSSTHMYKILCDSLGKSGRAFEALKFFRDMKEKGILEDPSVYASLICSFASITEVKVAEELFKEAEEKGMLRDLEVFLKLVLMYIEEGMVEKTLEVVESMKNAKVNISDCISCVIVNGFSKRRGYWAAVKVYEQLISQGCIPGQVTYASIINAYCRIGLYSKAEKVFIEMQQKGFDKCVVAYSSMVAMYGKTGRIRDAMRLVAKMKAKGCEPNVWIYNSLMDMHGRAKNLRQVEKLWKEMKRRKVTPEYNMARGFDMFVKFYNEFKMNGGVIDRAMAGIMVGVFSKLSQIEELVKLLGDMKSEGTKLDERLYHSAMNALRDAGLQMQAQWLQQNFEGT, encoded by the exons ATGAAGCAAATAGCTGACAAGGGTCGCCGCGACGTTGAGTTCAAGCAGGGAGATATGGTGTTATTAAAGTTGCAGCCCTATCGGCAGACTTCAGTGTTGAGAAGGGCATATCAGAAATTAGCTTGCAG CAACGGCGTCCATTTACCACCTGTGGATGATGAAGGCTCGGTGATCATGGACCCTAAAGCTATCCTTGACACACGTTGGGTGAAGAGAGGAGGTAAA ACTAACAGTCAATCCAAGCTCCATTATTACGAGAAGATGAAATCTGCTGGAATTGTTCTTGATTCTGGTTGCTATTGTCAGATTATGGAagcatattataaaattagtgACTCGGAAAAAGTAGCTGCTCTGTTTCTTGAATGTGAGAGTAGGAAGTTAGATTTAACTCCGTCTTCAACTCATATGTATAAGATTTTATGTGATTCCTTAGGGAAATCTGGTCGAGCTTTTGAAGCTCTCAAGTTCTTTAGGGATATGAAGGAAAAGGGTATTTTAGAGGATCCTTCAGTTTATGCTTCTTTGATATGCTCTTTCGCTAGTATTACGGAAGTAAAGGTAGCTGAAGAGCTATTCAAAGAAGCAGAGGAGAAGGGAATGTTGAGGGATCTGGAAGTTTTTTTGAAACTCGTTTTGATGTATATTGAAGAAGGGATGGTGGAGAAGACTCTTGAAGTTGTTGAGTCTATGAAGAATGCAAAAGTGAATATTTCTGACTGCATTTCGTGTGTAATTGTTAATGGCTTCTCTAAAAGAAGAGGATATTGGGCTGCTGTCAAGGTTTATGAACAGCTGATCTCCCAGGGCTGCATTCCAGGACAAGTGACCTATGCTTCAATCATAAATGCATATTGCAGAATAGGGTTGTATTCGAAAGCGGAGAAGGTGTTCATAGAGATGCAACAAAAGGGGTTTGATAAATGTGTTGTGGCATATTCTAGCATGGTTGCAATGTATGGCAAAACAGGAAGGATAAGAGATGCAATGCGGCTTGTGGCTAAAATGAAAGCGAAAGGTTGTGAGCCAAACGTATGGATATACAATTCCCTTATGGACATGCATGGCAGGGCTAAGAACTTGAGACAGGTGGAGAAGTTATGGAAGGAAATGAAACGAAGAAAGGTGACTCCAGAGTACAATATGGCGAGGGGGTTTGATATGTTtgtgaaattttacaatgaatttaaaatgaatgGAGGTGTCATCGATAGAGCTATGGCTGGAATCATGGTTGGGGTTTTCTCCAAACTTAGTCAGATAGAAGAATTAGTGAAGCTTTTGGGAGACATGAAATCTGAAGGAACGAAGCTAGATGAGCGGCTTTACCATTCCGCTATGAATGCTTTAAGGGATGCTGGGCTGCAAATGCAAGCACAATGGCTGCAGCAGAACTTTGAGGGCACGTAA